From the Acidilutibacter cellobiosedens genome, one window contains:
- a CDS encoding TetR family transcriptional regulator, producing MEFIRARTQEQIINRQEEIIHACDVLFSQSGYDGVNFKAISKMTSFTRPSIYNYYQTKDEILLDLLKREMLHWQADFLDIMNSTSSMTKEQYSISITKSLQSHDKMLKLLSILFIFLEKNSRVEKIADFKKTVFRIFGTINESVNKYFPNASKKAKDTFTSVLFPYILGLHPMTYLSEKQLRAVQLTGMNYTVPDFQYMCYHGILLLLSDL from the coding sequence ATGGAATTTATTAGGGCAAGAACACAAGAACAAATTATTAACAGGCAGGAAGAAATTATCCATGCATGTGATGTTCTGTTCAGTCAAAGCGGATATGACGGGGTAAACTTTAAGGCGATTTCCAAAATGACATCTTTCACCCGCCCATCAATTTACAATTATTATCAGACAAAAGATGAAATCCTATTGGATCTTCTTAAACGGGAAATGCTGCATTGGCAGGCTGATTTTTTAGATATTATGAATTCAACCAGTAGCATGACGAAGGAGCAGTACAGTATTTCTATAACCAAAAGTTTACAATCCCATGATAAGATGTTAAAATTGCTCTCCATTCTTTTTATATTCTTAGAAAAGAACAGTAGGGTTGAAAAAATAGCAGACTTTAAAAAGACAGTATTTCGCATCTTTGGAACGATCAATGAGAGTGTAAATAAATACTTTCCAAACGCCTCTAAAAAAGCAAAAGATACTTTTACATCTGTGCTTTTTCCATATATCCTTGGACTTCACCCAATGACATATTTATCAGAAAAGCAGCTTAGAGCAGTTCAACTGACAGGCATGAATTATACTGTACCTGATTTTCAGTATATGTGTTACCATGGAATTCTCCTATTGCTTTCCGATTTATAA
- a CDS encoding carboxymuconolactone decarboxylase family protein, which translates to MAKIIFSQEGLSPFQQLLGHNKYVLEKWSSLEECFFNSNTFTTELKEEVRRTLAFNNGCQYCMARGKPSDGITDSKILIATKIADIVSKNQPISDEYFNKLKKEFTDNEISELLALICFITASQRFGALLDLQPSCPI; encoded by the coding sequence ATGGCAAAAATAATTTTTTCACAAGAAGGACTTTCACCATTTCAACAATTATTAGGTCATAATAAGTATGTATTGGAAAAATGGTCTTCTTTAGAGGAATGTTTTTTCAATAGTAATACATTTACAACCGAATTAAAAGAAGAGGTAAGACGTACTCTTGCTTTTAATAATGGATGCCAATATTGTATGGCTAGAGGTAAGCCTTCTGATGGAATAACTGATTCAAAAATTTTGATTGCTACCAAAATAGCAGATATTGTTTCTAAAAATCAGCCTATTAGTGATGAATATTTTAATAAATTAAAAAAAGAATTTACTGACAATGAAATTTCTGAACTTTTAGCTCTGATATGTTTTATAACGGCCTCTCAGAGGTTTGGAGCATTACTTGATTTACAGCCAAGTTGTCCAATTTAG
- a CDS encoding FtsX-like permease family protein, whose protein sequence is MKSTVFQKSSTRAVKSSLTRFISIILISFLGAGVFAGLAAVSPNMKRVGDEYYDRQNVMDIRMLSTYGFTDEDVKAIRNTDGVSEVMASYTVDATGSVGDKDYAFRINGLSKTTDTSAPDYMNQLKMIDGRWPKNDGEAVIIRPSIGLKNIVLGSTISLDKNSNGDIPDTLDRLKYTIVGVAESPYYLSFVQGNTSVGSGMIDYVLYVPQKNFIVDGYTDMYVSVKGAKELNAFENEYFDRTDIAVERLETLAEKRQTLRHDEFQSDLAEAKKEYNDADKEADEKLGDAKLQLDEGVKTLEDAKEKYVDGVTEYHKQKADAEQQLADAEEKLNEGAKELEDAKEKYADGLADYNEQKADVGQQLADAEKKLNEGAKELEDAKEKYADGLAEYNEQKADAQRQLADAKAELEDAAEKIDDDEKELEANRNRLTSGKSELRAARGKLDNGWADYDKKINELEDGKAALAKNKETLDAVQAQYDAGAASAESAMGMTMEEIEAALPSMESQLNESKAQYETISQLAQLKAARDAYEPGTPEYDALNEQYQAALQAAGLTEEQAAELIAQLDVMKAQLDAAQEQYDQLAGLVTMKHTLAQKWAEYNAAASQIEEGEAQLADARQTLDRGEDEYSEKSAELGSAENQLSQAKDELISARRVYDEGREEYDTQKSEADTKLADAKAELDDAASEITDGEKELTEKQQEYKDKKAEADRKLTDAKAELNDAASEIAKGEKELTEKQQEYKDKKAEADRKLTDAKAELNDAASEIAKGEKELTEKQQEYEDKKLETNKDLADAKQKIEDAENKLSGLGKPKWYVLDRHMNEAFVTYEGDTERMRDLATVFPIVFFLVAALVCLTTMTRMVDEDRTLIGTFKALGYSNGKIAGRYLKYAASASLIGSMGGICVGFWLLPTIIWRAYGIVFALPKMTPAFYFGIGALSVFATVFITTLSTGIAAKNSLRESPAELMRPKAPKSGKRVFLEYVKPVWSRLTFTQKVTVRNLGLNKKRLMMSLAGIIGCTALVVTALGAKNAVRAILDEQFRDIFHYDVTIGFDEEKPSADLTSLLSDKTYFDKSTEVLHNSAEASLKDKDKDTYNIYVVSPKEAEEFTDYVTLYDPETKKNLSFTDDSAVITEKLSLNLNVGVGDTIWVKYLDNDERYPVKITGITRNYASNYVYIGKNAYKASFGETPEYNQFFAITAKNRTDDEIKTYLSEASGIGVISFTDDLLGNIRTSIKSVDNIIWILIIAAGVLAFVVLYNLTNINIGERQRELATLKVLGFYDKETYSYIFRETVILSTVGCLVGLLFGVFLYRAVVTTVEPDMLFLARDLTWQGYLGAIILMMFFTWIVNQCTKPRIRNIDMLESLKSVD, encoded by the coding sequence ATGAAAAGCACAGTATTTCAAAAAAGTTCAACACGGGCTGTAAAAAGTTCCTTAACCCGATTTATATCCATTATCCTTATCTCATTTTTGGGGGCCGGAGTGTTTGCCGGATTAGCGGCAGTTTCTCCCAATATGAAACGGGTCGGGGATGAATACTACGACCGACAAAACGTCATGGACATCCGTATGCTTTCGACGTATGGTTTTACCGATGAAGATGTGAAGGCAATACGCAACACCGACGGTGTTTCAGAAGTTATGGCAAGTTATACGGTGGATGCAACGGGCTCTGTTGGAGATAAAGACTATGCTTTTCGTATAAACGGTTTATCCAAAACAACCGATACTTCCGCTCCTGATTATATGAACCAGTTGAAAATGATAGATGGCCGCTGGCCGAAAAATGACGGAGAGGCAGTAATTATACGTCCGTCCATCGGATTGAAAAATATTGTACTCGGCAGTACCATCTCACTGGACAAAAATTCAAACGGTGATATTCCTGATACGCTGGATCGGTTGAAGTACACCATTGTCGGCGTCGCAGAATCTCCTTATTATTTATCTTTTGTGCAAGGTAACACCTCTGTGGGTAGCGGAATGATTGATTACGTTTTGTATGTACCGCAGAAAAACTTTATCGTGGATGGCTATACGGATATGTATGTGTCTGTGAAAGGCGCAAAAGAACTAAACGCTTTTGAAAACGAATATTTTGACCGTACGGATATTGCTGTAGAGCGACTTGAAACACTTGCCGAAAAACGGCAGACTCTTCGTCATGATGAGTTCCAATCCGATTTGGCTGAGGCAAAGAAAGAATATAATGATGCCGATAAAGAGGCAGATGAAAAGTTAGGGGATGCAAAATTACAGCTCGACGAAGGTGTGAAAACCCTTGAAGACGCAAAAGAAAAATACGTTGATGGAGTGACCGAATATCATAAACAAAAGGCAGATGCCGAACAGCAATTGGCCGATGCCGAAGAAAAGCTTAATGAAGGTGCAAAAGAACTTGAAGATGCAAAAGAGAAGTATGCCGACGGGTTGGCTGATTATAATGAGCAAAAGGCAGATGTCGGGCAACAATTGGCTGATGCCGAAAAAAAGCTTAATGAAGGTGCAAAAGAACTTGAAGATGCAAAAGAGAAATATGCCGACGGGTTGGCCGAATATAACGAGCAAAAGGCAGATGCTCAGCGACAATTAGCCGATGCCAAGGCAGAGCTTGAAGATGCTGCGGAAAAAATTGATGATGATGAGAAAGAGCTTGAAGCAAATCGGAATAGACTTACTTCTGGGAAATCTGAATTGAGAGCTGCTAGGGGGAAGCTTGATAACGGCTGGGCTGATTACGATAAGAAAATAAATGAACTTGAAGATGGAAAAGCTGCTCTTGCAAAAAATAAAGAGACCCTTGATGCAGTCCAAGCACAATATGATGCAGGTGCGGCGTCAGCCGAAAGTGCTATGGGTATGACGATGGAGGAAATAGAAGCCGCACTCCCGTCTATGGAATCCCAGCTTAATGAATCAAAAGCGCAATATGAAACTATTTCTCAGCTTGCACAGCTGAAAGCGGCGAGAGACGCTTACGAACCGGGGACGCCGGAATACGATGCGCTGAATGAACAATATCAGGCAGCATTACAAGCCGCCGGTCTTACAGAGGAACAGGCTGCCGAACTGATTGCACAGCTTGATGTAATGAAGGCGCAACTTGATGCAGCCCAGGAACAGTATGATCAGCTTGCCGGACTTGTAACGATGAAGCATACTCTTGCACAGAAATGGGCGGAGTACAATGCTGCCGCCTCACAAATAGAGGAAGGTGAAGCACAGCTTGCCGATGCCAGACAGACCCTTGACAGAGGTGAAGACGAATATTCTGAAAAGAGTGCAGAGCTTGGGAGTGCCGAAAATCAGCTTTCTCAAGCGAAAGACGAATTGATTTCTGCAAGACGGGTTTATGATGAGGGCCGTGAGGAATATGATACCCAAAAATCAGAAGCGGATACAAAACTTGCCGATGCTAAAGCAGAACTTGACGATGCAGCGTCAGAAATTACAGACGGAGAAAAAGAACTTACTGAAAAGCAGCAGGAGTATAAGGATAAAAAAGCGGAGGCTGATAGGAAACTCACCGATGCTAAAGCAGAACTTAATGATGCAGCGTCAGAAATTGCGAAAGGGGAGAAAGAACTCACTGAAAAGCAACAGGAGTATAAGGATAAAAAAGCGGAGGCTGATAGGAAACTCACCGATGCTAAAGCAGAACTTAATGATGCAGCGTCAGAAATTGCGAAAGGGGAGAAAGAACTCACTGAAAAGCAACAGGAATATGAAGATAAAAAACTTGAAACCAATAAGGACCTTGCAGATGCAAAGCAAAAAATAGAGGATGCGGAGAACAAGCTTTCCGGTTTAGGTAAACCAAAATGGTATGTCCTTGACAGGCATATGAATGAGGCTTTTGTTACCTATGAAGGCGACACGGAACGTATGCGCGATCTTGCCACCGTGTTTCCGATTGTATTTTTTCTCGTGGCCGCACTGGTATGTCTGACTACTATGACCCGTATGGTGGATGAGGACAGAACCCTTATCGGTACTTTTAAAGCCCTTGGTTACTCAAACGGAAAAATTGCCGGGAGATATTTAAAATATGCTGCTTCTGCCAGCCTGATAGGCAGCATGGGCGGAATATGTGTAGGATTTTGGTTGCTCCCGACTATTATATGGAGAGCTTATGGCATTGTTTTCGCATTGCCCAAAATGACGCCGGCCTTTTATTTTGGTATCGGAGCCCTGTCGGTTTTTGCGACTGTGTTTATCACGACCCTTTCTACCGGTATTGCGGCAAAAAATTCCTTGAGGGAATCTCCTGCCGAACTTATGCGTCCGAAGGCTCCAAAAAGTGGGAAACGTGTATTTTTAGAGTATGTAAAACCGGTTTGGAGCAGACTTACCTTCACACAAAAGGTAACTGTCAGGAATCTTGGATTAAACAAAAAACGGTTGATGATGTCCCTCGCAGGCATTATTGGCTGTACTGCACTGGTGGTTACGGCTTTGGGTGCGAAAAATGCAGTGAGGGCGATTTTGGATGAGCAATTCCGTGATATCTTTCATTACGATGTCACAATCGGTTTCGACGAGGAAAAGCCCTCCGCTGATCTTACTTCCCTCTTATCGGATAAAACATATTTCGATAAATCAACCGAGGTACTTCATAACTCTGCCGAGGCAAGCCTGAAGGACAAGGATAAGGATACCTATAACATTTATGTGGTATCCCCAAAAGAAGCAGAAGAGTTTACGGATTATGTTACTCTTTACGATCCAGAGACAAAGAAAAATCTTTCTTTTACAGACGACAGTGCAGTGATTACTGAAAAACTTTCACTGAATTTGAATGTCGGTGTCGGCGACACGATTTGGGTGAAATATCTGGATAATGATGAGAGATATCCTGTTAAAATTACAGGAATTACGAGAAATTACGCTTCCAACTATGTTTATATTGGTAAAAATGCCTATAAAGCCTCATTCGGTGAAACACCCGAATACAATCAGTTTTTTGCTATTACGGCAAAGAACCGTACCGATGATGAAATAAAGACATACCTGTCCGAAGCTTCCGGTATTGGTGTAATCTCTTTTACGGACGACCTTTTGGGTAATATCAGGACTTCTATAAAGAGTGTGGACAATATCATCTGGATTCTGATTATTGCAGCAGGGGTGCTTGCGTTTGTTGTTCTCTATAATCTGACGAATATCAATATCGGCGAACGTCAAAGGGAACTTGCTACGCTTAAAGTCCTTGGCTTTTATGATAAGGAAACATACAGCTACATTTTTCGTGAAACGGTTATTTTATCGACTGTCGGATGCCTTGTGGGACTGTTGTTTGGTGTCTTCCTTTATCGAGCGGTTGTTACAACCGTAGAGCCGGATATGCTATTTCTTGCCCGTGATCTTACATGGCAGGGTTATCTTGGGGCTATAATTCTGATGATGTTCTTTACATGGATTGTTAATCAGTGCACGAAGCCGAGAATTAGAAACATTGATATGCTTGAATCTTTAAAATCAGTGGATTAA
- a CDS encoding class I SAM-dependent methyltransferase produces MDTKLIKLNLQKFYNQEASLRNANSKEEWKKNQRDYFYNNYIKAENKRSLLEIGAGTGEDSQFFMKCGLRVTAVDLSSEMVKICSKKSVEAYEWDFYNIAALNRKFDCIWSMNSLLHVPKPDLSHVLNEIDSVLNENGLFYMGVYGGIDTESNYINEVSDVPRYFSYYSEYKLKEILGGIFEIIEFKQMDVGRNTDFQAAIMRTRK; encoded by the coding sequence ATGGATACGAAATTAATAAAATTGAATTTGCAAAAATTTTATAATCAAGAAGCGTCATTAAGAAATGCTAACTCGAAAGAGGAATGGAAGAAAAATCAGAGAGATTATTTTTATAATAATTATATAAAGGCCGAAAATAAACGGTCTTTGCTGGAAATCGGGGCAGGAACTGGTGAAGACAGTCAGTTTTTTATGAAATGTGGATTAAGAGTTACCGCCGTCGATCTGTCAAGCGAAATGGTTAAGATCTGCAGTAAAAAGTCTGTAGAAGCATATGAGTGGGATTTCTACAATATTGCCGCTTTAAACAGAAAATTTGATTGTATCTGGTCTATGAATAGTCTCCTGCACGTTCCGAAGCCGGATTTATCACATGTATTGAATGAAATTGACTCGGTTTTAAATGAAAACGGCTTGTTCTATATGGGTGTATATGGTGGTATTGATACAGAGAGCAATTATATTAATGAAGTTTCCGATGTTCCACGCTATTTTTCCTATTATTCCGAGTATAAATTGAAAGAGATATTAGGCGGTATATTTGAAATCATCGAATTTAAACAAATGGACGTTGGCAGGAATACTGACTTTCAGGCCGCGATTATGAGAACGAGAAAATAG
- a CDS encoding TetR/AcrR family transcriptional regulator, translated as MGNESTDRRVRKTKKLLRQGLTELLEEKSAKDITVRELSERVDINRGTFYLHYKDIFDMIEQIEKEMFEDFHNVLARHPSKSLNGKPLPMLIDVFCFVAENSDMCRVLTSKNGDMAFVNRLKDLVKHRCLNDWMEIFNTGKSQNFEYFYSFIVSGCIGLLQNWLENGLKESPEHMASLAEQMIMTGIKVLE; from the coding sequence ATGGGTAACGAGAGTACAGACCGTCGTGTCCGAAAAACAAAAAAGCTGCTCCGCCAAGGTTTAACGGAACTGCTTGAAGAAAAAAGTGCGAAAGATATTACTGTCAGAGAGTTATCTGAGCGAGTCGATATTAACAGGGGAACCTTCTATTTACATTATAAAGATATATTCGATATGATTGAACAGATTGAAAAGGAAATGTTCGAGGATTTTCACAATGTATTAGCCAGACATCCATCAAAATCTTTAAACGGAAAACCACTGCCGATGCTTATTGATGTATTTTGCTTTGTCGCTGAAAACTCTGATATGTGCAGAGTACTTACAAGTAAAAACGGCGATATGGCATTTGTCAATAGACTGAAAGATTTGGTAAAACATCGATGCTTGAACGATTGGATGGAGATATTCAACACGGGAAAATCTCAAAACTTCGAGTATTTTTACTCCTTTATCGTATCCGGCTGCATTGGGCTTTTACAGAATTGGTTGGAAAATGGATTGAAGGAATCTCCAGAACACATGGCTTCCTTGGCTGAACAGATGATTATGACTGGAATTAAAGTACTTGAATAA
- a CDS encoding alpha/beta fold hydrolase, producing the protein MKKINVIRRIGIVFFVLLVGALTAGYIYQMMSVKKDEKLYKPPGTLYKVGNKKMHLYEGGSGDATVVFAAGWGTVNPYVDFYPLYGNISKFAKFIVYDKFGYGYSDTTDKKREIDVIVDEIHEILTVSGQKPPYIFVGHSLASLEIIRYSQLYKNEVKGIVLIDGGNPELYAKTKPITFISTFQRQLINFGIARVLYKTNGFADYVNSQRNGLRLLPSELKKLDETATLLKGNNENIIDEMKKSQENAEKVVNAGKLQDIPLTIITSGDFGNVSKEWLDSQKKMMEWSNNSRQFVVKDSKHYIHQYHPEIIADEIINIINKK; encoded by the coding sequence ATGAAAAAAATAAATGTAATAAGAAGAATCGGTATTGTTTTTTTTGTTTTACTGGTTGGAGCATTAACCGCCGGATATATATATCAAATGATGAGCGTTAAAAAAGATGAAAAATTATATAAACCTCCGGGTACGCTTTATAAGGTCGGGAATAAAAAGATGCATCTGTATGAAGGAGGTAGTGGAGATGCAACTGTAGTATTTGCTGCAGGTTGGGGAACGGTGAATCCCTATGTTGATTTTTATCCTCTTTATGGAAACATATCGAAATTTGCAAAATTTATAGTTTATGATAAATTTGGATATGGATACAGTGATACTACGGACAAAAAACGAGAAATTGATGTAATAGTTGATGAAATCCATGAGATTCTGACTGTTTCAGGGCAAAAACCACCCTATATTTTTGTAGGCCATTCATTGGCTTCCCTTGAAATAATAAGGTATTCCCAATTGTATAAAAACGAAGTGAAAGGAATTGTTTTGATCGATGGGGGAAATCCTGAGCTTTATGCCAAAACAAAGCCGATTACCTTTATCAGTACTTTTCAAAGACAGCTGATAAATTTTGGCATAGCGAGAGTACTATATAAGACAAATGGTTTTGCGGATTATGTAAATTCCCAACGTAACGGGCTTAGGCTTTTGCCTTCGGAGCTGAAGAAATTGGATGAAACTGCTACCCTTCTTAAGGGAAATAACGAAAATATTATTGATGAAATGAAAAAAAGCCAGGAAAATGCTGAAAAGGTTGTCAACGCAGGGAAACTTCAAGATATACCGTTGACAATCATAACCAGTGGCGATTTTGGCAATGTAAGTAAAGAATGGTTGGACAGCCAGAAAAAAATGATGGAATGGTCGAATAACAGTAGGCAGTTTGTAGTAAAAGATTCAAAACATTATATTCATCAATACCATCCGGAAATTATTGCTGATGAAATAATTAATATAATAAATAAAAAATGA
- a CDS encoding DUF4180 domain-containing protein has protein sequence MSIKYAILGILSYNSFTGYELKKIIRDSSFMYWSGNNNQIYKSLIELLDGRLVTSEVRYQESSPSKKIYTITEKGLDELKKWILSSPEPPEFKKTFLIQLAWADQLSTDELNTLLSQYEDEIKMQIILQQEMRRRQAFFPNRTPREGFIWDMIYQNIISSYENELEWIKRLRTELFCNHNEEEINTMNYAVVKRKDKKYIECASAKTPIHNEQNALDLIAACIEHDTNLLMIHMEALDDDFFRLRTGLAGDILQKFINYHIKVTIVITDSQKVKGKLREFLSESNRGDNFRAFNNKNEAENWLLDL, from the coding sequence ATGTCAATTAAATATGCAATTTTAGGAATTTTAAGTTATAATTCTTTTACTGGGTATGAATTAAAAAAAATTATAAGGGATTCATCATTTATGTATTGGTCCGGAAACAATAACCAAATATACAAATCATTAATAGAGCTTCTTGACGGAAGGCTTGTTACGAGTGAAGTTCGTTATCAGGAAAGCTCTCCTTCAAAAAAAATTTATACAATTACTGAAAAAGGATTGGATGAACTGAAAAAATGGATACTTTCTTCTCCAGAGCCTCCTGAATTTAAAAAAACTTTTTTAATTCAACTTGCTTGGGCGGACCAACTCAGCACAGATGAATTGAATACTTTGTTATCTCAATATGAAGATGAAATTAAAATGCAAATTATATTACAACAAGAGATGAGACGCAGACAGGCTTTTTTCCCCAACAGAACTCCAAGAGAAGGATTTATATGGGATATGATTTATCAAAATATCATTTCTTCTTACGAGAATGAGTTGGAATGGATAAAAAGATTGCGCACTGAACTTTTTTGTAACCATAACGAGGAGGAGATAAACACGATGAATTATGCTGTTGTTAAAAGAAAGGATAAAAAATATATTGAATGTGCTTCAGCGAAAACACCAATCCACAATGAACAAAATGCATTGGATTTAATTGCTGCCTGCATTGAACACGATACTAATCTGTTAATGATCCATATGGAAGCTTTAGATGATGATTTTTTTAGGCTGAGGACAGGGTTGGCAGGAGATATATTACAAAAGTTTATAAATTACCACATAAAAGTGACGATTGTTATTACGGACAGTCAAAAAGTTAAGGGAAAGTTAAGGGAGTTTTTATCCGAATCTAATAGAGGAGATAACTTTAGAGCATTTAATAACAAAAATGAAGCTGAAAATTGGCTTTTAGATTTATAA
- a CDS encoding ABC transporter ATP-binding protein — translation MPFVEFENVRKVYQSGEVKVEAIRGVDFTINKGELVVIVGPSGAGKTTVLNMLGGMDTCTSGNIYLDGSEISKYNRNQLIRYRREDIGFVFQFYNLVQNLTAVENVELASQICKDPLDAEKCLIDVGLGDRMHNFPSQLSGGEQQRVAIARALAKNPKLLLCDEPTGALDYKTGKNILKLLQDTCRNNGKTVVIITHNSAFETIGDRVIRINSGTVSEIRENQNPMPAERIEW, via the coding sequence ATGCCATTTGTAGAATTCGAAAATGTCCGCAAAGTATACCAAAGCGGCGAAGTAAAAGTTGAAGCAATTAGAGGCGTTGACTTTACGATAAACAAAGGAGAGCTTGTTGTCATTGTTGGCCCTTCCGGCGCAGGCAAAACGACGGTTCTGAACATGCTCGGAGGCATGGATACTTGCACATCGGGTAATATCTACCTGGATGGTTCGGAAATAAGTAAATATAACCGTAATCAGTTGATACGGTATCGCCGTGAGGATATAGGTTTTGTATTTCAGTTTTATAATTTGGTACAGAATCTGACAGCTGTAGAGAATGTCGAACTTGCTTCACAAATATGCAAAGATCCTCTTGATGCTGAGAAATGCCTTATTGATGTTGGTCTTGGAGATAGAATGCATAACTTTCCTTCCCAGCTTTCAGGCGGCGAACAGCAGAGGGTTGCCATTGCACGTGCACTTGCCAAAAATCCAAAGCTGCTGCTTTGCGATGAACCGACAGGTGCACTTGATTACAAGACGGGTAAAAACATTTTGAAATTATTGCAGGATACCTGCCGTAACAACGGGAAAACTGTGGTTATTATTACTCATAACTCGGCATTTGAAACAATTGGAGACCGGGTGATCCGTATTAATAGCGGTACAGTATCGGAGATACGGGAAAATCAAAATCCCATGCCTGCGGAAAGGATTGAATGGTAA
- a CDS encoding TetR/AcrR family transcriptional regulator — translation MEKFLNLPVEKQNTIIDAALTSFGTNGYKKTSVRDIASAAGISKAMIFHYFGTKKSLYLYLINLCGNIFKNEINEKFDNSITDFFDRIILATRIKISIMKKHPGIFSFLTSAYFESDSEVKVDKDAIFSSSEGKDFRSKIAFGGIDASKFKDDVDLKLVMKMLTLFGYGCINIASSKINVNLDSLCKEFEECINLLKNNLYKKEYL, via the coding sequence TTGGAGAAATTTTTAAATTTGCCCGTAGAAAAACAGAATACAATTATCGACGCTGCCCTTACATCCTTTGGCACAAACGGCTATAAAAAAACATCGGTAAGAGATATAGCCTCTGCCGCCGGAATTTCAAAGGCAATGATATTTCATTACTTCGGGACAAAAAAATCATTATATCTTTATTTAATTAATTTATGCGGCAATATTTTTAAGAACGAAATTAATGAAAAATTCGATAATAGTATTACTGATTTCTTTGACAGAATTATTCTCGCTACTCGCATTAAAATTTCAATTATGAAAAAACACCCTGGAATCTTTTCCTTTTTAACCAGTGCATATTTTGAAAGCGATAGCGAAGTAAAAGTTGATAAAGATGCTATTTTTTCAAGCAGTGAAGGTAAAGATTTCAGAAGCAAGATTGCTTTCGGAGGTATAGATGCTTCGAAATTTAAAGATGATGTCGATCTGAAACTTGTAATGAAAATGCTTACGTTGTTTGGTTATGGATGTATAAATATAGCATCAAGCAAAATCAACGTAAATCTTGATTCATTATGCAAAGAATTTGAGGAATGCATTAATTTACTTAAAAATAATTTATATAAGAAAGAATATTTATGA
- a CDS encoding class I SAM-dependent methyltransferase: MIKTIIKEVGLQFDTSDKVFSPSAIDKGTSAMLAEVEFFPTDKVLDLGCGYGVVGILAAKMIGEDNVVMCDISEEAIRLAKKNAEYNLVGKVNIVRSNGFEHIRENDFTIILSNPPYHADFSVAKNFIENSFNRLILGGKLLMVTKRFDWYKNKITAVFGGCKVIERDGYFIFIAEKRSDKKPVKKKIQQHLSKKLERKKRKQT; encoded by the coding sequence ATGATTAAGACAATTATAAAAGAAGTCGGTCTTCAATTTGATACAAGCGACAAGGTGTTTTCACCTTCCGCAATTGATAAAGGTACGTCAGCGATGCTTGCAGAGGTGGAATTTTTCCCGACTGATAAGGTTCTGGATTTGGGATGCGGATATGGTGTAGTAGGTATTTTAGCAGCAAAAATGATAGGTGAAGACAATGTAGTTATGTGTGATATATCGGAAGAAGCGATAAGGCTTGCTAAAAAGAATGCAGAATATAATTTGGTGGGAAAGGTAAATATAGTGCGAAGCAATGGATTTGAACATATAAGAGAAAATGATTTTACCATTATTTTGAGCAATCCACCTTATCATGCCGACTTTTCTGTAGCAAAAAACTTTATTGAGAATAGTTTCAACCGATTAATCTTGGGCGGCAAACTGCTTATGGTTACGAAACGTTTTGACTGGTATAAAAACAAAATTACAGCTGTGTTTGGAGGGTGTAAAGTTATTGAAAGAGATGGTTATTTTATTTTTATTGCGGAGAAACGTTCCGATAAAAAACCTGTTAAGAAAAAAATACAACAGCATTTATCGAAAAAATTAGAACGTAAAAAAAGGAAACAAACTTAG